ACAGTCACCGGACCGGACGGCGACGAGGACGAGGTCGACCTCCCCGCGGGGCTCGTCGACCTGCTCGCAGAGCAGGGCGAGAACCCCAGCGAGGTCATCAGCGACGTGGTGCTGCAGGCGTTCGCACAGCAGGCCCACGCCATCGCCCACCACAGCCAGGGCGAGACGCCCGAGGACATCGCCGCCATCAACGAGAAGGCCGAGGAACTGTTCGAGGAGCGATTCGGCCAGAGCCTCTCTGAGGCGCTGGGCCACTCGCACTG
The DNA window shown above is from Halobaculum marinum and carries:
- a CDS encoding DUF7545 family protein, whose translation is MVGTETYTVTGPDGDEDEVDLPAGLVDLLAEQGENPSEVISDVVLQAFAQQAHAIAHHSQGETPEDIAAINEKAEELFEERFGQSLSEALGHSH